A window from Salvia miltiorrhiza cultivar Shanhuang (shh) chromosome 2, IMPLAD_Smil_shh, whole genome shotgun sequence encodes these proteins:
- the LOC131012684 gene encoding glutamate receptor 3.7, protein MEYLSVMAVAVSVLELVFLQSSVSCEKPAVVKVGAVFTFESVIGRGAKTAMEMAVEDVNSDPTILNGTHMELLMEDLGCSVFMGSIKAFKVIENEVVAIIGPQSSAIARIISHIATGLQIPVVSYAATDPSLSSLQFPFFVRTAPPDSTQMLAMADLVDLHGWKEVIAVFEDTDYGRNAVAALGDALATKMSRIAHKLPLSPLHNSTEVTDALLMSKSLGPRVYVVHISPDPSLRFFKIARDLGMISAEYVWLATDWLTSTLDSFPSGQAAFDLIQGVVTLRPRVATTGEMQGKGLTVYGVYAYDTVWLVALAVDRFLREGGGITFSSSVMIPQMQTVENFKVFDGGEALLQLLLSPASNFSGLQGRIRFDDSRSVAGTEYEVLNVVEDGCVKVGFWANHTGLSAQSPESVRTRGFEQSLGRVIWPGGVVQRPRGFVVATAERPLRVGFPNRISFSDFVSEHNDSSSHGAAAQGYCIDLFLEVLRLVPYDVPHRFVSFGNGLRNPSYDQLVRLVADDVLDAAVGDIAIVTDRIKIVDFTLPFAATGLAIVAPLGNSTSNGWVFIKPFSLELWCAAAVSFVVIAVVIWMLEHRVNDEFRGPPQRQLRTMFLFSFSTLFKANYETTVSTAAKLVMVVWLFLLLVITSSYTASLSSILTVQQLSTCITGLDSLVSSGLPIGYQVGSFAYSYMTNSLNIHPSRLVSLGSPEEYAAALRRGPGNGGVAAIVDETPYVDLFLSKQPDYGMAGQPFTKSGWGFAFQKNSPLAVDVSTAILKLTESGQLEKINKKWFCKSGCPGEQGKKPEPNELHLNSFLVLYALTGIAAAAAFSVFLVRAVRQYIDYKRRQVQRDPSSLAISSSSDFVFSRAIHNFLQFVDEKEEAIKRFFAQENAADPTEVSSR, encoded by the exons ATGGAGTATTTATCTGTTATGGCAGTTGCTGTGagtgttttagaacttgtgttTCTTCAAAGTAGTGTGAGTTGTGAGAAGCCTGCTGTGGTGAAAGTTGGTGCTGTCTTCACCTTTGAGTCTGTGATTGGTAGAGGTGCTAAAACAGCCATGGAAATGGCAGTTGAAGATGTGAATTCAGACCCCACTATTCTCAATGGGACTCATATGGAGTTGCTTATGGAGGACCTCGGTTGCAGTGTCTTCATGGGCTCAATCAAAG CTTTCAAGGTGATAGAGAATGAAGTAGTGGCCATAATAGGCCCTCAGTCGTCTGCCATAGCGCGCATCATCTCACACATAGCCACCGGCCTCCAAATCCCCGTGGTCTCGTATGCAGCCACGGATCCGTCCCTCTCCTCCCTCCAGTTCCCCTTCTTTGTCAGGACAGCGCCTCCCGACTCCACACAGATGCTTGCCATGGCTGATCTGGTGGACCTGCACGGCTGGAAGGAGGTGATCGCGGTGTTTGAGGACACGGACTATGGCAGGAACGCGGTGGCTGCACTAGGCGATGCTCTCGCCACGAAGATGTCAAGAATAGCCCACAAACTCCCCCTCTCCCCTCTCCACAACTCCACTGAGGTCACTGATGCTCTGCTCATGTCAAAGTCACTAGGCCCTCGTGTCTACGTCGTCCACATCAGCCCTGATCCATCGCTCAGATTCTTCAAGATTGCAAGGGATCTTGGGATGATCTCTGCAGAGTATGTGTGGCTTGCAACTGACTGGCTCACTTCAACTCTTGATTCCTTTCCCAGTGGTCAAGCTGCCTTTGATCTCATCCAAGGTGTTGTCACACTACGCCCTCGTGTGGCCACCACGGGCGAGATGCAGGGGAAGGGGCTAACTGTGTACGGGGTGTATGCATACGACACGGTGTGGCTCGTTGCTCTTGCAGTCGACAGGTTTCTGAGAGAGGGAGGAGGGATCACCTTCTCATCAAGTGTGATGATACCGCAGATGCAAACTGTTGAAAATTTCAAGGTTTTTGATGGTGGGGAGGCTCTGCTGCAGCTGCTGCTGTCGCCCGCCTCCAACTTCTCCGGGTTGCAGGGTCGGATCCGGTTTGATGACTCGCGGAGCGTTGCTGGGACCGAGTACGAGGTCCTAAACGTCGTCGAGGATGGATGTGTGAAGGTTGGTTTTTGGGCTAATCACACTGGTTTATCTGCTCAAAGCCCTGAGTCTGTCAGGACTCGGGGCTTTGAGCAGAGCCTCGGCCGGGTCATCTGGCCCGGCGGGGTGGTGCAACGGCCTCGTGGATTTGTGGTGGCGACTGCGGAGAGGCCACTGAGAGTCGGGTTCCCTAACCGGATCAGCTTCAGTGACTTCGTCTCCGAGCACAATGACAGCAGCAGCCACGGTGCTGCTGCACAGGGCTACTGCATTGACCTGTTTCTCGAGGTGCTGAGGCTCGTCCCCTACGACGTTCCCCACAGGTTCGTCTCGTTTGGGAACGGCCTCAGGAACCCGAGCTACGATCAGCTCGTGAGACTGGTTGCAGATGAT GTTTTGGATGCAGCAGTGGGGGATATAGCAATTGTGACAGACAGAATAAAGATAGTTGATTTCACACTGCCTTTTGCTGCCACAGGGCTTGCCATTGTGGCTCCATTAGGCAACTCAACATCAAATGGTTGGGTGTTCATCAAGCCCTTCAGCCTCGAGCTGTGGTGCGCGGCTGCGGTCTCGTTCGTCGTCATAGCCGTCGTCATCTGGATGCTCGAGCACCGTGTCAACGACGAATTCCGAGGCCCCCCTCAGAGACAGCTCAGAACAATGTTTCT TTTCAGCTTCTCCACTCTATTCAAAGCAAATT ACGAAACCACGGTGAGCACTGCAGCAAAGCTAGTGATGGTGGTGTGGCTCTTCTTGTTACTAGTGATCACATCGAGCTACACGGCGAGCCTGTCGTCGATCCTGACGGTGCAGCAGCTCTCGACGTGCATCACGGGGCTCGACTCTCTGGTCTCGAGCGGGCTGCCAATAGGGTACCAAGTGGGATCATTTGCCTACAGCTACATGACCAACAGTCTCAACATCCATCCATCTAGGCTTGTCTCCTTGGGCTCCCCGGAGGAATACGCGGCTGCGTTGAGACGAGGGCCCGGCAACGGAGGCGTGGCCGCCATTGTGGATGAAACGCCGTACGTGGACCTCTTCCTGTCGAAGCAGCCCGACTATGGGATGGCCGGGCAGCCATTCACCAAGAGCGGCTGGGGCTTT GCTTTCCAGAAGAACTCTCCCCTTGCAGTCGACGTCTCCACAGCAATCTTGAAGCTCACGGAGAGTGGCCAGCTCGAGAAGATCAACAAAAAGTGGTTCTGCAAATCGGGCTGCCCGGGGGAGCAGGGCAAGAAGCCGGAGCCCAACGAGCTTCACCTCAACAGCTTCTTGGTGCTCTACGCTCTCACCGGAATAGCTGCAGCCGCAGCTTTCTCTGTCTTCCTGGTTAGAGCTGTGAGGCAGTACATAGACTACAAGAGGAGGCAAGTGCAGAGGGACCCTTCTTCCCTTGCAATCTCGAGCTCCTCGGATTTCGTGTTTTCGAGGGCCATCCACAACTTCTTGCAGTTTGTTGATGAGAAAGAAGAGGCGATCAAGAGATTTTTTGCTCAGGAAAATGCAGCTGATCCAACAGAAGTGAGTAGTAGATGA
- the LOC131012685 gene encoding uncharacterized protein LOC131012685, translating to MSDINKREFIELALDGGNYLTWTLDVEIYIASCDLSDAIVPDSSCSFAQKAKALIFLRHHLNKDLKNEYLTEKDPVVLWQSLKDRFDQQNTIILPQAQYDWLNLRFQDFKSVIEYNSTLHRIVSQLKLCKQEVTEIDLIEKTLSTFHASNLVLQQQYRAKNYTRHSELIYALLVAEKHNQLLMRNHNARPVGSQAVPEAHATTYRGGRGRGRGKAISI from the coding sequence ATGTCTGATATCAACAAAAGAGAATTCATCGAACTTGCTCTTGATGGTGGTAACTATTTGACTTGGACTTTGGATGTTGAAATATACATCGCCTCATGTGATCTGAGCGACGCTATAGTTCCAGATTCTTCATGTAGCTTCGCCCAGAAGGCGAAAGCTTTGATTTTCTTGCGTCATCATCTGAATAAGGACTTAAAAAATGAGTACCTTACTGAAAAGGACCCTGTTGTCCTATGGCAATCCCTGAAGGATCGCTTTGATCAACAAAATACCATTATTCTCCCTCAGGCACAATATGATTGGCTGAATTTACGCTTTCAAGATTTTAAGTCCGTGATTGAGTACAATTCTACCTTACACCGTATTGTGTCACAGCTGAAACTCTGTAAGCAAGAAGTTACAGAGATTGATTTGATAGAGAAGACTCTATCTACTTTTCATGCCAGTAACCTTGTACTCCAGCAGCAGTACAGGGCCAAGAATTATACTAGGCATTCTGAACTCATTTATGCTTTACTTGTAGCAGAGAAACATAATCAACTTTTGATGAGAAACCACAATGCAAGACCAGTTGGTTCACAAGCAGTGCCTGAAGCACATGCTACCACTTATAGAGGTGGTCGAGGGAGAGGCCGAGGAAAAGCAATATCTATATGA